GTAAAATTGCCATTTTGGGCAATGGTGCTGGATTGGTAATGGCAACTTTAGACTTGGTGATTAATAGTGGTGGGAAACCTGGGGTATGTTTGAACCTCCGCCATGCGTCTGTTACTGATGCTTCACCAACTACCTTTAAGAGTCGCTTGGAAAAAGCTTTAAAAAATATAGCTACTGATAAAAGTATTCAGGTAATACTCATTAATTTCCTAGGTAGCATTTCTCAAGGTAGCGAAGTTTCTCAAGTCATTGGTGAGTTCGTAGAAAATAGTATGAATGAAACTCAATTATTTATGGCTAAGTCAAATGGCGGTAAACGTCGAGAGAACAGTTTTCCCCGCTTAGTCGTGCGTCTTGCTGGTTCTGAATTCGATACAGCAAGAGCTGATATAGCAGCACTGAAAACTCCAACTGACACGTCAATAACGGTAGTGGAAAATTTAGATAAGGGCGTAGCAGAAGCAATCCGTTTGGCTAAATCAACAGCATATAGAAGGTTTTAATTAATTCACCTATAAGACTACTATTTGATTTTTGCGAAGCTTGGTACAGTTATCAGTTATCAGTTACCAAGTTAAGGGGAGTCAACAAATCGCTGACTCTGTTCACTGTTCACTGTTCACTGTTCACTGTTCACTGTTCACTGTTCACTGTTCCCTGTTCCCTGTTCCCTGTGCCTACACAAATAATTTCACAAATTCTATAGTATGAATTTAACACCATATAGCAAAGTGTTAATCCAAGGCTTTTCTGAGTACATTACAGCAAATCATGTTGCTCAAATGAAAGCCAATGGTACAAATTTGGTCGCTGGGGTTAATCCTGGATGGGGTGGACAACAGATCTACAGTCTGCCAGTCTTCGACCTTGTAGAGGAAGTCGTGGATAAATTTGGAGTTATTGATACTACAATTATCTGCGTACATCCTTACCAAGTTCTAGATGCAGCACTAGAAGCGATCGCATCTAATATCCGCCAAATCATTATCATCTCTCCTGGTGTACCACCGTTGGATATGGTACAACTACTTCGTAAAGCCGAAGCAAAAGAAACCCTGATAGTAGGACCAAATAGTCCTGGGATCATCATACCAGGAAAAATCCTTTTAGGAACTCAACCTAGTGAATTTTATACTGAAGGAAAAGTAGGAATACTAAGTCGAAGCACGACTCTCACCTACGAAATAGCTAGGGAATTAACTGATGCTGGCTTGGGACAGTCGATGAGTGTCAGCATTGGAAGTGATGCGATCGTTGGTTCGTCTTTTCTGCAATGGTTGCAAATATTGGATGAAGATGAAGCCACAAAGGCAATAGTTTTAGTTGGACAACCCGGTGGCGATCGCGAAGAAGCCGCAGCACGATATATTGCCGAAGCAATTGATAAACCAGTTGTTGCTTATGTTGCAGGTAGAGAAGCACCACCTGCAAAACATTGGCGTCAAACTGGAACTTTGGCGGCTGTCATCGGACGCGATCCCGATTTTGGCACAGCAAAAAATAAGTTAGCTGCCTTTTCCTTTGCCAGAGTTCCAGTTGCAGAACGTCCTTCTGAGATACCAGAATTGGTAAAGAAGGCGATGAGGGTGTAGGGGTGTAGGAGTGTAGGGGAGCCACTGCCCTATGGCTTACGCCATAGGGCGAACCCGAAGGGCGTATGTAAGGGGAAAGAAAATTGTTTTTTTGTACACCCTACAAGATTAGGCGATCGCGTAAGCGCTGCAGGCAAAGGCGATAAGCCGGAGGGTTGACGCTACAGGTGTCGCTACTTATGGATATACGTAAAATTTACATTTTCCTGTTGGAATTTAAGTAATTTTTGTATACATTTTTTTATAAAGCTGTTAAAATCAAGCTACAAACAAATTAAGACTATAATCTCAATAGAATTACTAAGATAATTTGACAGCACAATCTAATACAAAATTGAAAAAAGAATGCGACGGATTGAACCTTAAAAAGGATTACCAATGATTCTTTCACAATCAGTAAATCTAAAATCTAAAAATTAAGTTAGTATAACTTTAACACAGTAATATAACGTAGTGACAACCAATTGCCCTACTGTCTTATTTGTTGAATGTTAAGGCAGAGATTCAGTGATAGAGGAAATCAGTAAATCACAAAATATTGGACAATATATATGCGCGACATAAAGCCTTGGACTATTTGGCTGGTAACTCTA
This portion of the Brasilonema sennae CENA114 genome encodes:
- a CDS encoding succinate--CoA ligase subunit alpha; translation: MNLTPYSKVLIQGFSEYITANHVAQMKANGTNLVAGVNPGWGGQQIYSLPVFDLVEEVVDKFGVIDTTIICVHPYQVLDAALEAIASNIRQIIIISPGVPPLDMVQLLRKAEAKETLIVGPNSPGIIIPGKILLGTQPSEFYTEGKVGILSRSTTLTYEIARELTDAGLGQSMSVSIGSDAIVGSSFLQWLQILDEDEATKAIVLVGQPGGDREEAAARYIAEAIDKPVVAYVAGREAPPAKHWRQTGTLAAVIGRDPDFGTAKNKLAAFSFARVPVAERPSEIPELVKKAMRV